The Deltaproteobacteria bacterium HGW-Deltaproteobacteria-18 nucleotide sequence TGTGCTGCGTCTCATTTCTGAAATCAGCGGCTATAATCTCATTCTTGATGACGGCATTACCGGAAAAATCTCTCTCAAGCTCGTTGATATCCCCTGGGATCAGGCTCTTGACCTGGTGCTTCTGCAAAGAGGGCTTGGCATGGTCATAAAGGGCAACATCATGCGCATCGCTTCGATCACCAAACTCGAAGCTGAGCGTGTCCAGTTGCAGAAAGCCCGGGAGGCCGCAATTCAGGCGCAGGTCAGCATGCAGAATCTTGCTCCGCTCAAGACCGAGTACATGCAGATCAACTACAACACCGCCGCCGAGTTTGAAGGCAAGGTCAAGACGATGTTGACCGGGCGAGGTTCGGTGTCCTCAGACCCACGCACAAACATTCTTATAGTCACCGATACTGAAGATACACTGAAACGTGTGGACAGTTTCATCAAGAAACTTGACCGCGCCGAGCGTCAGGTCATGATCGAAGCGCGACTTGTTTACGCCACAGACGAATTTCAGAGAAGTCTTGGCGTCAAATGGGGCACGACTTACAATACCGAGACCGCAGAGAATCTTCCCAATGAGCAGTGGCGAGGCAATTTTGCTTCTACAGGCCTCAACGCTATCAATACCGTTAACGGGATCACACTCGGCGGAACAATTGGTAAATATCTTGGAGAAGATTTGTTCACTCTCGATGCTGCGCTGCAACTTGGTGAAACAAAAAATCTGGTCAAGACAATCTCTTCGCCCCGCATTCTCACGCTGAACAACAACAGGGCCGAAATTCAGCAGGGCACCAAGCTTGCCACCGCAACGGAGTCGGAGAGTGGCGGCACCACGACCGAGTATGAGGAAGCGGTTCTCAAGATCTCCGTTTTGCCGCAGATCACCCCTGACAACAAACTTATTCTGGATCTTGAAATCAGCGATGACAGCCCCAAGAGCGATGGCCGCGACATTGATACCAAGCAGACCAAGACCAAGATGATGGTCAGTGATCGTGAGACCATCGTCATCGGTGGTGTGCAGAAAACCACGGAAACCAGTGGTACGAATCAGATCCCCGGTTTGGGTGATGTCCCTGGTCTGGGTTGGCTTTTCAAGAATACCTATGATGCCAAGAACAAGGCCGAACTCCTGATCTTCATTCAGCCTCGCATCATGTAGTCGCTCCCTGTCAGCACATAAAAACAAAGGCCGCTTGTCACCAAGCGGCCTTTGTTTTTATGTGCTGAATACAAATGACAGAATTCGGCAGAATGCGTTCAAGCTATTTTTTTTCTGGGAATAATTCGTCGGTATCGAAGTAATGACCGCGAACACAGTTCGCATAGGCGTTGACGTCAGCGGATGCGATGGCTTCGTACATGGTTTGATGCTTTACGATTTGGTTTTGCAGCAGGGACGCAGCATGGTCGTAGTAAACCGCGATATAGGTCCAGTAATAATTTCCGAGTGAATTCCAGGCTTTCTCAAGTGATTCGCTGTGGGCTGCCTTCACGATGGCAAGATGAAATGCCATGTCATGTTTGCGCATGTTTTTTGAATCGTTTTTGTCCACGCATATTTTCATGTTGTCGACGCAGCTCTTCAAAAAAGCAAGATCGAGATACTTGGATCCGTGTTTGACAATGCTCCATCTGACAGCCAGGGCCTCAATTTCCGTGCGGACATCATAGTAATCATTGAGTTGGTCCTTGGTAAGAGTCCTTATGCGGGTACCTTTGTAGGGTTCCGTCTCCAAAACTCCCTGTGCGATTAGGTCGCGTATCGCCTCTCGTACCGCTCCCTGACTGATGGATAGCTCCCTTGCCAATTTTGATTCGACTATCTTGTCCCCCGGGTTGAGATCGCCTTTAAGGATGGATTCCATAAGGTATTCTGCAACATCGTCTCGCAAAACTCTTCTTTTAAGCAAATTTTTTGTTTCCATTAGTATATCCTTTAGAAATATAATTATTGATTGCTAGAAAATTGTGATTTTTTCTTTTCATTATTATCTATAAAATCAGTTTTAAATAAGTAATTTTGCAATATGTCGCTGTCTAGCTGTGACTCGCAATTTATTTTAGCAACAATCATACATTCATCTTTCAAGCACTTTGATCGAATAAGCTGGCATGGCAAAAATAAGGGATAGTCACTTTTAGGCAGGTTGAAAAGTATAAAAAAATCTTTTGCAATTTTGTACTCGTCAGATATTTTTTTTAAAACAAGTTGAGCTGAATTGAAAGATATACTCTTTATTAAGCAGTTTTTGTATGATTTTTTGTTTTCTGTAGTTTCCATAATGACAGCTGGAAATGAGCATTTT carries:
- a CDS encoding GntR family transcriptional regulator, with the protein product METKNLLKRRVLRDDVAEYLMESILKGDLNPGDKIVESKLARELSISQGAVREAIRDLIAQGVLETEPYKGTRIRTLTKDQLNDYYDVRTEIEALAVRWSIVKHGSKYLDLAFLKSCVDNMKICVDKNDSKNMRKHDMAFHLAIVKAAHSESLEKAWNSLGNYYWTYIAVYYDHAASLLQNQIVKHQTMYEAIASADVNAYANCVRGHYFDTDELFPEKK